Genomic window (Bombus vancouverensis nearcticus chromosome 2, iyBomVanc1_principal, whole genome shotgun sequence):
CAAGTTTGTTGGACTTCGTATATGTTGTATGTAAGGGTGGGTAATATGCGGTTTGTACGAACCGTAAGACGATCGTCTACTTGTCCTCTACGACTTACCAACATCGGAATTCgacaaaattgaaattgaaacccCCTTTGCtacataattatttaattttgaataCATATGTCTAGAGAACATTTTTACGTGGAAAAATGTTATATGATTCAGTAACTTGACAGAAATTTTTCGGTTAAAGGGTATTACTACGAGTGGGTGAGTCCTCAAGAGCAAGGACCACTGAAACCACTTGCAGGCAAGGCTGTTTGTCGCAAATGTCACTCTCGCTGCAAGAAGTGCACGGGATACGGTTTCCACGAGCACGTGTGCCAAGAATGTACAAAGTATAAGAGGGGTGAACAGTGCGAAGACGAGTGTCCCGCGGATCATTTCACGGATGCCGATACTCAACTTTGTATACCATGCTACAGCGAATGTCGAGGATGTTTTGGACCGGGCCCAAATCAATGTTACAAATGTCGAAACTACAAGATCTACATTGTAAGTGATATACTGATTTTCAGTAAACGCAAATTTTACAGAGTATAAATTTTTAATCCAATGAAAAAGAAGACTTGGATTTACGAAAATTCTATCAAATGTAAACTGGTCTTCGAATGTATCATCGAAGTCTACTTTCTCGTTCCAGGACGGAGATACAGACGGAAACACCACGTCTTTCAACTGCACGGAAACCTGTACTCCCGAATATCCGCACAAGATCTTCAATCCAGACAGTGAACCGTACTGTTCACTGGAAACTGTGGGTTTAGTAGAAAACGAACTTCAACCAGCTATCCTAGCAGGCATTGCGATATTCGCTCTAGTGTTCCTCATAATAGCGGCCATAatcatgtatttctggcgtgtACGAGCAAAAGCCAAAGAAAACACTGTGAAAATGACAATGGCTCTGACCGGCTTGGACGACAACGAACCTCTTCGTCCAACTGGCGTGAAACCAAATCTAGCGAAATTACGTATCATCAAAGAAGAAGAGATGAGAAAAGGTGGAATTCTAGGTTACGGTGCTTTCGGTAACGTTTATAAAGGAGTTTGGGTGCCAGAAGGGGAGAACGTGAAGATTCCAGTGGCTATAAAAGTCTTGCAAGGTAATGGTACAGGAGCGAATACCTCGAAGGAATTCCTCGACGAGGCTTACATCATGGCTAGCGTAGAGCATCCGAATCTACTTCAGTTGCTAGCTGTTTGCATGACGTCGCAAATGATGCTAGTGACCCAATTGATGCCTTTAGGCTGTTTGCTCGATTTCGTGCGCAGATTTAAGGACAAAATTGGCTCGAAAGCGTTGCTAAATTGGTGCACCCAGATTGCCAGAGGGATGGCTTACTTGGAAGAAAGAAGATTGGTTCATCGAGACCTTGCGGCTCGCAACGTTCTTGTGCAAACACCTAACTGTGTCAAGATTACCGATTTCGGATTAGCCAAGCTATTGGACATCAACGAAGAACAATATAAAGCTGCCGGTGGAAAGATGCCGATCAAGTGGCTGGCCTTGGAATGCATTCAACATCGAGTTTTCACTCATAAATCGGATGTTTGGGCTTTCGGCGTGACCATTTGGGAGGTTCTTACCTATGGCGGGAGACCCTATGAGAATGTGCCTGCCCGAAACGTGCCAGAATTATTGGAAAAAGGCGAAAGGTTACCTCAACCGGCCATATGTACGATCGACGTGTATATGATTATGATTAAATGTTGGATGTTGGACGCTGAGTCAAGGCCTAGCTTCAAAGAACTGGCGGAAGACTTTGCGAAGATGTCTAGAGATCCTGGCCGATATCTTGCTATCAAGGGCGACAAATACATGAGGCTACCTTCGTATACACTGCAGGTTGGTAAAGTCCACTTAATGTTTTTTTACTTCATTCTTTGTATATAATACAGAAAGAGTCGATGTCATTCCAGAACACTTCTCTTTACTACAAAAATTTCCAAATGGACGCTTATTTCTAACTAATTATTGTTCGTCGTAACAAGGGCGGTAAATAATTGAGATTTTGTTGTTAGGACGAAAAGGAGATGATACGAAATCTTGCATCAGCCATGGACGGTCCTGAAGCCTTGGTAGACGCTGATGAGTATCTACAACCGAAATCAAGGGCTCCCATCCCACCAGGACTTTCAGCATCCAGTACTTCCGGCTCTCCGCCAAATACACCTATGAAAGCTTGCTGGCCCAATGGAAAACCCCTAGCCACCGATTCACCCACGCCTCAGAACCAACAAAACTTAGACAGAGAGTTGTTGAGGTATGGCGCTAATCACAGAAACGGAAATATATCGCACGAACCAGGAAACTCCGGTCAACACGGGCATTACGCGCCTGCGAATGGTCATTGCGGACACATCGTGGGCACAGACACTACTAGTTCGAGATATTGCTCGGACCCGTTGAAGATGATCGTTGTGAGAGGTGAGTTGATTACTCGACGAGTTTAAATAAATGGAATTTTACAATATGGTAGAACTAATATTttgtgaaataaaaagaaatttaaatgaaTCGATGTCaaagattaatttcatttttgtttaCTTAGATTGCGATGTGACAGACGACTGTTTCGACGGCGAAATAAATTCTGCGCATCAGCAGGCTCAAGTAGGTAATCTCAAGCTCGACTTGCCATTAGACGAAGATGATTATTTGATGCCATCGCCGCAATTGCCAACGAATACAACGCAATACATGGATCTCATAGGTGACTCCAAACCTACGGGTAAGCACGAAACACTTTCTCTAAATCACTTAAATAAAAACACTTATTCTTCCCAAACAATTATAATAAGTTCATATATATCCGCGAAACAATTCTCAAGTTACATTATCGTTTCTAGAAATGGAACCAAAGCGAGTCAACAACGGTTACCGAAAGTATCCTGAATTTCTAACTATTCAAGGGAAAACGTCGTTAGATAATCCCGAGTATATAATGTCCCAAGACGAAGGACCATTAACCCCGCAAACTTTAGGTATTCCGACGCCTGATCTGGAAAAGGTTCTAACGAACGGAACATTTGGTTCTCAAGTGAGACAAAGGAGTTCGGAAGAAGAATCTGACCATGAATACTACAACGATTTCGATCGCCTGGAACGGGAATTGCAGCCGCTAAAACCCCTTAGGAAGAACGAGACGACCGTTTGATTCCTAAAACTTACATCGAATAAGGACTGTTCCGTTAAGGTTCCAAGGTAGAATCGGAAAGCCGGTGTCATTCGATCGTCCGTTGATCTCAAACGCAACGGGTGATAGCATGAACATAGAATGGCGGACGAGCCCGGCTCCTCGTATTCGAGGAAACTACACAGTGTACTTAGAAAAGACACTTCGCTGGAAAGTGCCGTGTTTGATTGTGATTAGACGTAAAACGTGTGAAACTGTGCTAATTTTCCTTCTTAACGAGTTGACTGTCGCGaacgaataaaatatatgtcTCGCGCCTTATAAACTGTAAAATCGTTGTTGAGCGCGTGTACGATAAACAAGTAGTGCAAAGTTAATCTTAATGTGCCATTCACG
Coding sequences:
- the Egfr gene encoding epidermal growth factor receptor isoform X2; its protein translation is MRLARILGVCVLLVLVYVVKADVIEERVCIGTNGRLSVPSNKQHHYRNLRDRYTNCTYVDGNLEITWLQNETFDLSFLQYIREVTGYVLISHVDVKKVVLPRLQIIRGRTLFKLTIHDTEFALFVTMCQMQNLEMPALRDILNGSVGIYNNYNLCHIQKINWEEIITGPSATYSYVYNFTSPERACPPCDKSCEQGCWGEGPENCQKYSKTNCSPQCWQGRCFGPNPRECCHLFCAGGCTGPKQSDCIACKNFFDDGVCTQECPPMQKYNPTTYSWEANPDGKYAYGATCVRRCPEHLLKDNGACVRSCPPKKKALNGECVPCDGPCPKTCKGVEKVHSGNIDSFKDCTIIEGSITILDQSFQGFQHVYSNFSFGKRYEKMHPDKLEVFSTLKEITGFLNIQGDHKDFENLSYFRNLEVIGGRTLTEYFASLYVVKTSLVSFGLSSLKKIYSGSIAILENKNLCYAQSINWTRIKKSSEHESLLSNNRNESECIKDGLICDEQCSDEGCWGPGPAQCLSCKNFILGNDCIQDCTAPGIYRADEKTCKVCHEECDGSCTGPNAEHCKKCKHARDGPYCVPECPSSKYYDNGLCKSCHENCVGGCDGPENNIGPNGCHSCDKAIINGNCLQKKEPCPDGYYYEWVSPQEQGPLKPLAGKAVCRKCHSRCKKCTGYGFHEHVCQECTKYKRGEQCEDECPADHFTDADTQLCIPCYSECRGCFGPGPNQCYKCRNYKIYIDGDTDGNTTSFNCTETCTPEYPHKIFNPDSEPYCSLETVGLVENELQPAILAGIAIFALVFLIIAAIIMYFWRVRAKAKENTVKMTMALTGLDDNEPLRPTGVKPNLAKLRIIKEEEMRKGGILGYGAFGNVYKGVWVPEGENVKIPVAIKVLQGNGTGANTSKEFLDEAYIMASVEHPNLLQLLAVCMTSQMMLVTQLMPLGCLLDFVRRFKDKIGSKALLNWCTQIARGMAYLEERRLVHRDLAARNVLVQTPNCVKITDFGLAKLLDINEEQYKAAGGKMPIKWLALECIQHRVFTHKSDVWAFGVTIWEVLTYGGRPYENVPARNVPELLEKGERLPQPAICTIDVYMIMIKCWMLDAESRPSFKELAEDFAKMSRDPGRYLAIKGDKYMRLPSYTLQDEKEMIRNLASAMDGPEALVDADEYLQPKSRAPIPPGLSASSTSGSPPNTPMKACWPNGKPLATDSPTPQNQQNLDRELLRYGANHRNGNISHEPGNSGQHGHYAPANGHCGHIVGTDTTSSRYCSDPLKMIVVRDCDVTDDCFDGEINSAHQQAQVGNLKLDLPLDEDDYLMPSPQLPTNTTQYMDLIGDSKPTEMEPKRVNNGYRKYPEFLTIQGKTSLDNPEYIMSQDEGPLTPQTLGIPTPDLEKVLTNGTFGSQVRQRSSEEESDHEYYNDFDRLERELQPLKPLRKNETTV
- the Egfr gene encoding epidermal growth factor receptor isoform X1; this encodes MFEYRHGPRTLSTCNLLGVTFLLVIVAGSYNVSADLSSEFVKGKICIGTNGRLSVPSNKQHHYRNLRDRYTNCTYVDGNLEITWLQNETFDLSFLQYIREVTGYVLISHVDVKKVVLPRLQIIRGRTLFKLTIHDTEFALFVTMCQMQNLEMPALRDILNGSVGIYNNYNLCHIQKINWEEIITGPSATYSYVYNFTSPERACPPCDKSCEQGCWGEGPENCQKYSKTNCSPQCWQGRCFGPNPRECCHLFCAGGCTGPKQSDCIACKNFFDDGVCTQECPPMQKYNPTTYSWEANPDGKYAYGATCVRRCPEHLLKDNGACVRSCPPKKKALNGECVPCDGPCPKTCKGVEKVHSGNIDSFKDCTIIEGSITILDQSFQGFQHVYSNFSFGKRYEKMHPDKLEVFSTLKEITGFLNIQGDHKDFENLSYFRNLEVIGGRTLTEYFASLYVVKTSLVSFGLSSLKKIYSGSIAILENKNLCYAQSINWTRIKKSSEHESLLSNNRNESECIKDGLICDEQCSDEGCWGPGPAQCLSCKNFILGNDCIQDCTAPGIYRADEKTCKVCHEECDGSCTGPNAEHCKKCKHARDGPYCVPECPSSKYYDNGLCKSCHENCVGGCDGPENNIGPNGCHSCDKAIINGNCLQKKEPCPDGYYYEWVSPQEQGPLKPLAGKAVCRKCHSRCKKCTGYGFHEHVCQECTKYKRGEQCEDECPADHFTDADTQLCIPCYSECRGCFGPGPNQCYKCRNYKIYIDGDTDGNTTSFNCTETCTPEYPHKIFNPDSEPYCSLETVGLVENELQPAILAGIAIFALVFLIIAAIIMYFWRVRAKAKENTVKMTMALTGLDDNEPLRPTGVKPNLAKLRIIKEEEMRKGGILGYGAFGNVYKGVWVPEGENVKIPVAIKVLQGNGTGANTSKEFLDEAYIMASVEHPNLLQLLAVCMTSQMMLVTQLMPLGCLLDFVRRFKDKIGSKALLNWCTQIARGMAYLEERRLVHRDLAARNVLVQTPNCVKITDFGLAKLLDINEEQYKAAGGKMPIKWLALECIQHRVFTHKSDVWAFGVTIWEVLTYGGRPYENVPARNVPELLEKGERLPQPAICTIDVYMIMIKCWMLDAESRPSFKELAEDFAKMSRDPGRYLAIKGDKYMRLPSYTLQDEKEMIRNLASAMDGPEALVDADEYLQPKSRAPIPPGLSASSTSGSPPNTPMKACWPNGKPLATDSPTPQNQQNLDRELLRYGANHRNGNISHEPGNSGQHGHYAPANGHCGHIVGTDTTSSRYCSDPLKMIVVRDCDVTDDCFDGEINSAHQQAQVGNLKLDLPLDEDDYLMPSPQLPTNTTQYMDLIGDSKPTEMEPKRVNNGYRKYPEFLTIQGKTSLDNPEYIMSQDEGPLTPQTLGIPTPDLEKVLTNGTFGSQVRQRSSEEESDHEYYNDFDRLERELQPLKPLRKNETTV